In the genome of Pyrinomonadaceae bacterium, the window GAAGAAAGAGCGCATCAAACTCGATCGCGAGCGCGAGGGTTTGGAGAAGAACCTTTCCGGCATTAAGGGCATGGGCCGGCTGCCCGATGCGGTTTTCGTTATCGATGTTCGCAAGGAAGAAATCGCGGTGGCTGAAGCCAATAAGCTCGGCATTCCGGTTTTCGCCGTCGTCGATACCAACTGTTCACCTGAAGGCATCGATTACGTAATTCCCGGCAACGACGACGCGCTGAGGGCCGTGCGCCTGTTCGCATCACGCATCGCCGACGCGGTGCTCGAAGGCCAGCAGATGCTGACGGAGGGCGGCGCGACTGCCGAAGCACCTGAAGAAGGCGAACCGCCTGTGCCCACCACCGAGGCGGCCGCCGACGGCGAAGCAGCGGTTGCAGAGCCAGCGAAACCGCTAGAGACGGAACCACCAGCTGAAGCGGCGCCGACCGAGACCATGCAAGCGAGCGAGCCGGCTGCCGAAACAGCTTCAGCACCTGAAAACGCGGAGGTCGTCGCCGCAAGCTAAGAACAACAAGTTCTAATTCGTCGGCGAGCGCAGCACGGGCAACGGACATCCGCCGGGCTGCGCGTTTTAATGAAATCAAGAGGAGCAGATAAGCAATCATGGCAGATGTAACCGCAGGCGCAATTAAAGCGCTGCGCGAAAAAACCGGCGCGGGAATGATGGAGTGCAAAAAAGCGCTGATCGAATCCGAAGGCAACGAAGAACGCGCGATTGAGATTTTGCGCGAGCGCGGACTCGCGTCAGCGAAAAAGAAGGAAGGTCGCGTCGCCGCCGAAGGCGTCGTTGGCTCGTACATTCACATGGGCGGCAAGGTCGGCGTGCTGGTCGAAGTGAATTGCGAAACGGATTTCGTCGCCCGCGGCGAAGAGTTCCAGCAACTGGTAAAAGACATCGCGATGCACGTGGCCGCCGCCGAACCGCGTTTTGTTTCGCGCGAAGAGGTCAACACCGACACGCTTGATAAGGAACGTGAAATTGCCCGCGCGCAGGCGAAGAATGATCCGAAGAACGCTAACAAACCGGATCAGGTAATCGACAAGATCGTCGAAGGCCGCTTGAATAAGTTTTACGAGGAATTCGTTTTACTGGACCAGCCGTTCATTAAGGATCCGGCGAAGACCGTGGGCGAACTGGTCACCGAAAAGATCGCGAAGACGGGTGAGAAAGTCACGATCCGCCGATTCGCGCGATACAAGATGGGCGAAGGCCTGGCAAAGCGCGACGACGATTTTGGCGACGAGGTCGCGAAACTGACGGGATCGTAATCGATCGGAGTCAGTACTGGGAGCGGTAGCGACCAGGTGACGATTAATCTACGACCCGGTCGCTGCCGCACCCGGTACTGACATCGAGTTCGACGCAACCCAGAACGCATAAGAAACTAACGTGACTGCCGACAAAACTTCCCCTGCCTTTCGCCGCGTGCTGCTCAAGCTTTCCGGAGAAGCGCTCCTGGGCGAACAATCTTTCGGGATCGATGTAAACGTCGCGCGCAGCGTCGCCGAAGAAATCAAACAGGCCCACTCAATCGGCACCCAAATCGCCATCGTGGTGGGCGGTGGCAACATCTTTCGCGGGGTTTCAACCAGCGCCGCGAACATGGATCGGGCTTCCGCCGATTACATCGGCATGCTCGCCACGGTGATGAATGCAGTTGTGCTGCAGGACGCGCTTGAGACCGTTGGCATTCACACGCGGGTGCTTTCCGCGATCAATATTCCGCAACTCGCTGAACCTTTCATCCGGCGCCGTGCCATTCGTCATTTAGAAAAGGGGCGAATCGTGATTCTCGCTGCCGGCACCGGCAATCCGTTCTTCTCAACCGATTCCGCAGCCGCCTTGCGCGCACTCGAAATCAAAGCTGACGCAATTTTGAAAGGGACGAAAGTCGACGGCGTCTATTCGGCCGATCCCATGAAAGATTCCAGCGCCACCCGTTTTGACTGCATCACTTTTCAGGAAGTGCTGGAAAAGCATTTGAAGGTGATGGACGCTTCAGCGATTTCGATGTGCCGCGACAATAATCTGCCGATCATCGTTTTCAACATGCGCAAGGCGGGTAACATCGCTCGCGTAGTGCGAAACGAACCGGGCGTCGGCACGCTCGTCTGCCTCGAAAGACCGTAAATGGTGAATCGTAAATCGTAAATAGACCGGCCTTTACCCGCAGTTGTCTATTAACGATTTACGATTTACTATTCACGACCGCCATGAACGACAAAGACGTCATTCGCGAAACGAAACCGCGCATGGAAAGCGCGATTGAAGATTTCAAGCGCAAGCTCGGGACCGTGCGCACCGGCCGGGCGTCAGTAAGCCTGCTCGACACGGTTATGGTCGACTATTACGGCACGCCGACGCCGCTCAACCAGATGGCTTCCGTGCATGCTCCCGAGCCGCAGATGCTGACGGTAACGCCGTGGGACACTACCCAGGTGGTCGCGATCGAGAAAGCGATACGCGCGGCTGACCTCGGCCTGAATCCATCGAATGACGGCAAGCTCGTGCGGATTCCCATTCCGCCGCTGACTGAAGAACGCCGCAGGCAACTCGCGAAACAGATTCACGAAATCGCCGAAGAGCATCGCACGGCAGTGCGTAACATCCGCCGCGACGAAAACGACAAGCTCAAGAAGATGCTGAAGGACAAAGCGATTTCGGAAGACACTGAGCGCGACGGCCTGGAGCAGATTCAGAAACTCACCGACACGCACATCGGCAAAATAGACGAACTATCGAAATCAAAAGAGCGCGAGATCATGAGCGTGTAGCAGTGGCACAGACTTCAGTCTGTGTCAGAACAGTTTTGTGTAGCCCAGGCGTTTACGCCTGGGAAAGAGCCGGTAGAAAAATGATTGAGCCTCCTTCAGGAGGCTTTACTTTTGTAAAGCCCATTAATGGGCTTACATACGACGGGGTTTCATTTCCCCAGCGTAAACGCCTGGGCTTCAGAAAACTTTTTGAACCAGCACCATCTGTTAAGATGCGCCTGTGATTGTCAGTCTCCTCCTATCACTAATCGCCATCGCGAGCGGCTACGTTCTGACTTATACATACGAAGAGGACGAGCCGCTCGCTTCGCGTCTATGCGCCGGCGCGTGCATCGGCTTTGCCCTGATGGGGTTGGTTGGTTTCGGCGTCGCGTTAGGTTTGGGACTCTACGGAATCACCTTAGCGCTCACCGCAGCCCTGACTGCCGCCCCCCTACTGCTGCTGATCCGCGCTTCATATCGCTCGCGCGTTTCTGCCAACGTCAACGCCGCGATCAGCGGGATTAGCGGCGCGACCACGCGTCCGAACCGCTGGCACTTCATCTACTTTCTTTTCTACGCCGCCGTCGCGGTCAGCATGTGGCTGATTTTTCAGCGCGCGCTGCTCGAACAAACCGACGGCATGTACACCGGCGTCTTGAATAACTACGGCGATCTTCCTTTTCATATCAGCGTGATCACGCGCTTTGCTTACGGCCAGAATTTTCCACCGGAAGACCCGACATTCGCGGGCGTTCGATTCACTTACCCGTTCATTACCGACTTTATCTCCGCCCTCTTCGTGCGCGCCGGCGCCAGCCTGCGTCACGCGATGTTCCTCGAGAACTACATAATTGCCGTCGCGGTTGTCGGCGTCCTTCATCGGTTCGGCCAAAGACTGGTTCGCAATCGCACGGCGGCGATCATTACGCCGCTGCTCATTTTGCTGAACGGTGGCTTTGGCTGGGCGCTGCTTTGGGACGATGTGAAGAAGATCGAAGGCGGAGTGTTTCAAGTGCTCCGTCGCATTCCCCACTCGTACACGATTCTTCCCGAAATCGAAAAGGCCTGGCGTTGGGGGAACTCGATCACAAGCCTGCTGGTGACACAGCGTGGATTTCTGCTTGGCATTCCGTTGGCGGTGATTGTGTTTACGCTGTGGTGGACCGTGCTGCGCGGCGAAGAGCAAAGCGCAAAGGGCAAAGTGCATAGCGCCAAGCGGAAAACTGATGCGGGGAAGGCTGAATCGTCATCAGACAACTCTTCGCCCCTGGCTCTGCGCTCTTTGCCCTTAGCCCTTCGCTCCTGGCCGCTGCGCCGGATGATCGCGGCTGGTGTCATCACGGGCCTGCTGCCACTCATTCACGCGCACAGTTTCATTTCAATCATGCTGGTTGCGACATTTCTGGTGCCGTGGGTTTACCGGCGGGCATGGATTGCCTATGCGGCCGCCGCGCTATTCGGCGGAATCGTTTTTTTTGCGGCCGCGAGTTACGGTGCCGCCGGTTCCCCTCTGATCAAGATCGCGTTGGTGATCATCGTTGTCGCACTCATAGCCAATCTCTGGTTCCTGTTACCGCGACCGCATCTGCGTCTTTGGCTCTGCTTTTTTGTCATGGCGCTGGTCGTTGGTTTGCCGCAAATCTTTTGGTCAACCCGTGGCAGTGCCGTCAAAACCCAGAGTTTCATCGCCTGGCAATTTGGGTGGGACAGCGATCAGGAGGCGATGTTTGGATCGACACCTGTCGGGTCACAACCAATTGAGACTGTGCCGCCAATCAGGAAGTGGGTTCAACGAACTCCGTACGTGGCGTGGTTTTGGCTGAAGAACACCGGCTTGTTCATTCCGCTCCTGATCCTCGCGCTGGTGTGGAAACCTGATGATTATCTGGTGCCGCGGAAGCTCCTGCTGTTTTATGTGCCCTTCACGCTCTGTTTCCTCATCCCGAATTTCGTAAAGCTGGCACCGTGGGTCTGGGACAACATTAAGATGATCTTTTATTGGTGGATTGTCTCGGCGCCGTTCGTGGCCTTGCTGCTGGCGCGGCTTTGGGAGCAGCACGTCGGACAAAAGGTCCTGGCGGCCAGCCTTTTTGTTATCCTGACGCTCGCCGGCGGGTTGGATATTTTTCCGCTGTTCACCGGCCAGGGCGAGTATCAGGAATTCGATGGCAACGGCGTCGCATTCGCTGAGTCGATCAAGAAGACCACGCCGCCCACGGCGACGATTCTGCATGCACCGATTCACAATACGCCGATCTTCCTGACCGGCCGCCGGTCAATCATGGGTTATCCGGGTCACATTTGGACGCACGGTTTGGATTTCGGGCCGCGTGAGAATGAGATCAAACAGATCTATGCCGGCGGCCCGGACGCTGCCGCCTTGCTCGCGAAATACCGTGTCGATTATGTTGTCATCGGTCCACAGGAAGAGTCAGTGGTGAAGCCGAACGTCGCGTTTTTCGAGCGCTATCCGCTAGTCGTAAGAATTCCGCCGACGGAGAAATTTGGTGAGTACCTCCTCTACAAAGTCACGCCATAACAAGAAGCGTCCGCCGTCGCCGAAGAATGAAGCGCCTGCGGCGCCCGTGAGCGATCACCTGCCCGGAGAGATCTCGCAACTCACCTTTCGCATTTCGGCTGCTGCTATTCTCATCGTCGGCGCAGTCTTGCGCCTTTTTCATCTGGGGCTTGTGCCGCTTCATCACGACGAAGGCGTGAACGGCAATTTCCTCGTGTCGCTCGTCCGTCAAGGCACGTACACCTATGATCCACAAAATTACCACGGCCCGACGCTCTACTATTTCTCGGCGATTCCCGGGTGGATAGCGCGGTTCTTTGGCGGCGCTGGAGCGCGCGACGCCTACGGTCTGACCACCTTCAACATCCGATTCGTCACCGCTGCTTTTGGTGTGGCTACGATCGGCCTGGCTTTCCTGCTGCGGAAAAGGCTGGGTGCGATCGGCGCTTTGTCTGCGGGAGCTTTGATTGCTATCTCGCCCGGAGCGGTTTATTTATCCCGCTACTTTATTCACGAGTCATTGTTTGTTTTCTTCATGCTGGGCGTTGTTGTCGCTGCGGTGAAGTACTACGACACCGGCGCCGGCGTTTACCTGATTCTCGCGGCAATATCCGCGGCCTTGATGACCGCAACGAAAGAGACCTGGATCATCAACGCACCGGTGCTTTTGATCGCACTAATTACGACGAACGCCTACTTTTGGCTCCGGAAGAAGATGAACGCCGACAGAGTACGCGCATCCAGGAGGGACGAACCGTTCCTCGATCGCTTCGGCGGGCCCATCGGAGTGGCCACGGTTGCGCTCGTCGCTTTCACGGTTTTCATAGTCTTCAACGTTCTCTTCTACTCCTCCTTTTTCAGCAACTATCCGAAAGGCGTCAGCGACTCGCTGCAAACGCTGGCCCTGTGGCGTAAGCGCACGCACGAACACGTGCATCCGTGGTACCAGTACATTCGTTGGTTGCTTCAGAAAGAAAGCATCGTCCTGGTCCTGGGCGGTATCGGCGCACTGCTTGCGCTGTGGCGCGCTGACAATCGATTTGCGCTGTTTGTGGCCCAGTGGGCGTTCGGTTTGCTCGCCGCCTATTCGCTGGTCGGTTACAAGACGCCCTGGATTGCGCTCAACTTCATTGTTCCGTTGGCATTGACGAGTGGCTATACGCTCAACGTTTTCTATCAGAAGCTGCGCGACTTCAATCAGCCGCTTTTCTTTCTCGCCCCGGCGGTCCTGATCGTCGCGTTTTGTGGCTTTCAGATGTACCAGCTTAACTTCGTCCATTACGACGATGATCAGTATGTGTACGTCTATGCCCATACACGGCGAGAGACACTGGTGATGCTTGAGCAAATTGATCAGGTCGCGCAGCAGATGAAGACCGGTCACGACACCGGTGTCGCGATCGTCTCGCCTGAATACTGGCCGCTGCCCTGGTATTTCCGCGATTACAAACGCGTGGGCTATTACCAGAAGGTCGTGCCGACTACTGAACCAGTCATCATCGGCTCAGCCGGGCAGGAAGAAGAGATCAAGGCCATGTACGGCGATCAGTATCAGCTAATCGATTCGAGCAAGCTTAACGATCCGCGCATCCTCCCGGATCGCAATCCGCAGGGGAGTTTTTCGCTGCGACCCGGAGTCGATTTGTTGTTGTATGTGCGACGTGACGTGGCTAAACCGGCCGCCACCAACTAAACTCGTATCCCTATGATGCGTCTTCCCAAATTCGTCTATCGCACGCCGCACACTATCGCGGAGGCG includes:
- a CDS encoding flippase activity-associated protein Agl23 — its product is MSTSSTKSRHNKKRPPSPKNEAPAAPVSDHLPGEISQLTFRISAAAILIVGAVLRLFHLGLVPLHHDEGVNGNFLVSLVRQGTYTYDPQNYHGPTLYYFSAIPGWIARFFGGAGARDAYGLTTFNIRFVTAAFGVATIGLAFLLRKRLGAIGALSAGALIAISPGAVYLSRYFIHESLFVFFMLGVVVAAVKYYDTGAGVYLILAAISAALMTATKETWIINAPVLLIALITTNAYFWLRKKMNADRVRASRRDEPFLDRFGGPIGVATVALVAFTVFIVFNVLFYSSFFSNYPKGVSDSLQTLALWRKRTHEHVHPWYQYIRWLLQKESIVLVLGGIGALLALWRADNRFALFVAQWAFGLLAAYSLVGYKTPWIALNFIVPLALTSGYTLNVFYQKLRDFNQPLFFLAPAVLIVAFCGFQMYQLNFVHYDDDQYVYVYAHTRRETLVMLEQIDQVAQQMKTGHDTGVAIVSPEYWPLPWYFRDYKRVGYYQKVVPTTEPVIIGSAGQEEEIKAMYGDQYQLIDSSKLNDPRILPDRNPQGSFSLRPGVDLLLYVRRDVAKPAATN
- the frr gene encoding ribosome recycling factor, with amino-acid sequence MNDKDVIRETKPRMESAIEDFKRKLGTVRTGRASVSLLDTVMVDYYGTPTPLNQMASVHAPEPQMLTVTPWDTTQVVAIEKAIRAADLGLNPSNDGKLVRIPIPPLTEERRRQLAKQIHEIAEEHRTAVRNIRRDENDKLKKMLKDKAISEDTERDGLEQIQKLTDTHIGKIDELSKSKEREIMSV
- the tsf gene encoding translation elongation factor Ts translates to MADVTAGAIKALREKTGAGMMECKKALIESEGNEERAIEILRERGLASAKKKEGRVAAEGVVGSYIHMGGKVGVLVEVNCETDFVARGEEFQQLVKDIAMHVAAAEPRFVSREEVNTDTLDKEREIARAQAKNDPKNANKPDQVIDKIVEGRLNKFYEEFVLLDQPFIKDPAKTVGELVTEKIAKTGEKVTIRRFARYKMGEGLAKRDDDFGDEVAKLTGS
- the rpsB gene encoding 30S ribosomal protein S2, yielding MKELLEAGVHFGHQVRRWNPKMKEYIFGERNGIYIIDLQKTQKMFREALQAVSNMVAEDRGKTLLFVGTKRQAQDAIREEAERSGQYYVNQRWLGGLLTNFQTVQKSIKRLKDLETMQTDGRYEKMTKKERIKLDREREGLEKNLSGIKGMGRLPDAVFVIDVRKEEIAVAEANKLGIPVFAVVDTNCSPEGIDYVIPGNDDALRAVRLFASRIADAVLEGQQMLTEGGATAEAPEEGEPPVPTTEAAADGEAAVAEPAKPLETEPPAEAAPTETMQASEPAAETASAPENAEVVAAS
- the pyrH gene encoding UMP kinase, which gives rise to MTADKTSPAFRRVLLKLSGEALLGEQSFGIDVNVARSVAEEIKQAHSIGTQIAIVVGGGNIFRGVSTSAANMDRASADYIGMLATVMNAVVLQDALETVGIHTRVLSAINIPQLAEPFIRRRAIRHLEKGRIVILAAGTGNPFFSTDSAAALRALEIKADAILKGTKVDGVYSADPMKDSSATRFDCITFQEVLEKHLKVMDASAISMCRDNNLPIIVFNMRKAGNIARVVRNEPGVGTLVCLERP